The sequence below is a genomic window from Lysobacter capsici.
AGCCGCAGCGGCTGCTCATGCCCGGCGTGGATGGTGCGCGCGGCGCAGCGCTCGAGCGCGGCCTGCGCCTCGGCGACTTCGGCGATCAAGGCCGGCACGCGCGCGCGCCGCGCCGCCTCGAAGGCGCGCGCCAACGCCGCCCGCGCCACCGCCGTGCGCAGCGAGCGCAAGGCCAGTTCGGCGGTCGCCAGTTCGGCCACCGCCGCCAACGATGGCGGCAGGCCCGATGCGTCGAGCCCGGCCAATGATGCCGCGGCCTCGTCGAGACGACCGAGCAGAAGCTGCCGCCGCACCGCGATCAGGCGCGCCTGCATGGCATTGGCGCGATCGTTGCGTGTCTCCAGCGCGGCCGCAGCGTCGGCGAGCAGCTTCGGCGAGCCGCCCAGATCGCGCATGGCCAGCGCGACCTCCGCCTCGGCGACCACGCAACGCGCGCGCGCCAGCGCTTCGCGCGCACCGAAGCCGCGTGCGGCGCGACGCAGCAACTCGCGGGCGCGCGGATAGTCGCCCAGCTGCGCCATCGCGATCCCGCGCAGGGCGAGCGCCGGCGGGTCGTCGCGCAACGCGATCCGGTCCAGGGCGCCGAGCGCGTCGCCGACGGCCAGTGCGCGCCCCGCGGCGACGATCAGGGAATCCATGGTGGCAGTCTACTGCGCGTCGCGCCAAGGGCGAGGCCGCGACGTGCGAATCGGATCACGCCGCGCGCAGGTGCCGCGCGCGCGGCGGCGCTGAACCGTTCACCGCATCGGTCCGTTTCGATCCTTCAACGGCAATGGGTATTGCCGTAGGCATCCGTGCTGCACCGGCGGGTGGAGCCGTCGCTGTGACGGTAGGTCGTGTTGCCGTAGCGATCGGTGGTCGCGCGCGTGGTCGTGCCGTCGCTGTGGCGATAGGTGGTGTTGCCGTAGCTGTCGGAGCGTCCGCGCGTGACCGAGCCGTCGCTGTGACGCAGATAGGTGTTGCCATAGCCGTCAGCGCTTGCGCGCGTGCTCGTGCCATCGCTGCGGCGATAGGTGGTGTTGCCGTACCCGTCGGACCGGGCACGCGTGGTCGTGCCGTCGCTGTTGCGGCAATCGGTCCTGCCGTAGCCGTCGCTGGAGCAGCGCGTCGGCCCGGCCGTGGCGGCACCGGCGGCGAACAACAGCGACAGCGCCCCTACGAGTCGTTTCACGCGGATGCCCTGTAAGTGGATGGCCTGGCGTGCATCAAGCCACGATCACGGCCGGCTCGCTTTGCGCAATTCGGTGATCCGGGCCTTGAGCGCCGCATCGCCGGGATTCGTCGCAAGCAAGGCGTCGGCGAATTTCGCCGCCGGCGCGGACGGTCCTTCGAACGCGTCCGACGCCATGCCCAGCAAGGCCTGCCGGCCGCCGTCGTCGAGCCGACCGGCCGCATTCAATTCGTCCATCAGCGCGATCGCTTGATCGACCAGTCGTCCACGCACATAAATCTGCGCCAAGGTCAGCCGCAAAGGCGCGTTACCGGGATTCTTCGCCAGCACCTTGTCGCCCAGCGCGACCGCCTTCGCCGGGTCCTTGCCGTTCGACAGATAGGCCATCACCAGCAAGGCCATGCCTTCGCTGTCGCTGCCGCGCTCGGCGAGCATCGCATCGATCAGCGTGTCCGCCTCGCCCATCTGGCCGGCGCTGATGTACACCGAGGCCAGCAGGAGCTCGCCGCCGCGCTTCTTGTCGCCGTCCGCCGCGCCGAACCGCGCGATGGCCTGCTGGATCGCCACGATGGACTGCCGATAGCGTCCCATCGCGTTGAGCACATTGCCCTTGATCAGCCACACCGTGGGATCGTGGGTGCGCGTCTGCGACTCGAACCGCTCCAGCAGGGCCAAGGCCTTCGCCGGGTCGGTCTTCGACAAGGCCTGCGCCAGCATCAGCATCGACTGGAAATGATCGTCGTTGTCGAGCGCATCGGCCTCGACGGCGCGGGTGAGATAGTCAATGACGACGGGGTCGTCCACGCGATCGGCCGCGAAGCCGCCGACCATGTTGGCGACGGCGCGCTCGTAGGCGCTGATCGACCGATCGGCCAGGATGGCATCGGCCGACGCGCGCAGCTGCGGATAGACATCGGCCCGACCGAGCGCATCCTGGCGCTTGAACTCGTCGCGCAAGGCCTGCACCTTCGCGGTCATCCGCGGCGAAGACGCCGACGGCGCTGGCGCCTTGCGTGTCGCGTCGGGGTAAATGGGCTGCTTGTTCTCGGCCGATGCCGATGCCGACACTGATACCGATGAAGACCGGCCTTGGTCCATGCCGGGGCGCGCCGATACATCGGCGATGACCAACAGCAGCAGCGCCGAAACGGCGGCGCTCAGGCAATGGCCATGCGTGGGTTTTGACATTGCTCCTCCCATGAGTCGATTCAAGAACGGTCAGGCGATAGACAGGCTGATTCATCGTCCAACGGCAATGCATACCCGAACGCCGTTGAATTTCGCCGGGCGATGGCCCAAAGCTCCGGCCCGATGCGCCAGTCTCGTTCGCAGTCGCCAGGGCCGGCGAAATACAGCACCGAGTGGAGGTGAGTCGCGATATCGCGTTCCAGCAGCTGCAACGTCCGCGGCCATTGCGGCCATTGCGCCAAGCGACGATCGGCGAACTCGAACGAATTGAGCACGACCGCCATGAGCACGAAGCGCTCATCCTCGTCCAACTCGCCCGCCTCATAGACCGCCAGGAACTCATCGATACGCTCGGGGTCTGCCCACTCGGCCTCGGGGTCCTGCAGCGAGGGATGGGTGACGAATCCGAACCGAACGGCAATCCGTTCAAGCGCCGCGGCCGTGGGATGCCGCCACAAATGCTCCGGGACGTCCATATCGCCACGCATCCTGAGGTTTCGCTCCATCGAGCCGATACCGGGAAAGTAACGGACCGTCTTGCGCGGCGCCAGTCGGCGTCCACGAGCCGGACATTCACGCAAACGACAAAGACAGACGGCGCGCAGGGCGCGTGACCGCGGCAGCGAACTTGCAAGCGGATTTTCTGATTCAATGCGCCGGCACGTCGCGCCTGACCCAGGCGCCGAGCCACAGGAGATTGATCGTGGGCTGGGCCAGGACCTACATCGCCCGATTG
It includes:
- a CDS encoding tetratricopeptide repeat protein, with amino-acid sequence MSKPTHGHCLSAAVSALLLLVIADVSARPGMDQGRSSSVSVSASASAENKQPIYPDATRKAPAPSASSPRMTAKVQALRDEFKRQDALGRADVYPQLRASADAILADRSISAYERAVANMVGGFAADRVDDPVVIDYLTRAVEADALDNDDHFQSMLMLAQALSKTDPAKALALLERFESQTRTHDPTVWLIKGNVLNAMGRYRQSIVAIQQAIARFGAADGDKKRGGELLLASVYISAGQMGEADTLIDAMLAERGSDSEGMALLVMAYLSNGKDPAKAVALGDKVLAKNPGNAPLRLTLAQIYVRGRLVDQAIALMDELNAAGRLDDGGRQALLGMASDAFEGPSAPAAKFADALLATNPGDAALKARITELRKASRP
- a CDS encoding helix-turn-helix domain-containing protein is translated as MDSLIVAAGRALAVGDALGALDRIALRDDPPALALRGIAMAQLGDYPRARELLRRAARGFGAREALARARCVVAEAEVALAMRDLGGSPKLLADAAAALETRNDRANAMQARLIAVRRQLLLGRLDEAAASLAGLDASGLPPSLAAVAELATAELALRSLRTAVARAALARAFEAARRARVPALIAEVAEAQAALERCAARTIHAGHEQPLRLDQVEALLASDALVVDACRRGLRVGDHWQSLARRPVLFALLCALAEGWPGDVERNALIARVFRTRHPDETHRARLRVEIGRLRASVAPMAAIEATARGFELVAREGRTVAVLMPPIDGDQASLLALLGDGAAWSTSALALALGDSQRTVQRALVELEAAAQVRSIGHARAQRWLAPPLVGFTTILLLPAALPPE